Proteins encoded in a region of the Halorussus sp. MSC15.2 genome:
- a CDS encoding putative quinol monooxygenase yields MIVVHASVPIDPDRREEALERVRDLAERTRAEDGVIDYAATTDLSDPNVVRFFEQYEDEAALDAHQRTDHYREWAEALPEFLDGGVEDLDVTQFAVDEAFDPNASAAD; encoded by the coding sequence ATGATAGTCGTTCACGCCAGCGTCCCTATCGACCCTGACCGACGGGAGGAGGCGCTCGAACGCGTTCGAGACCTCGCCGAACGCACGCGGGCCGAGGACGGCGTCATCGACTACGCGGCGACGACGGACCTCTCCGACCCGAACGTGGTGCGATTCTTCGAGCAGTACGAGGACGAGGCGGCGCTCGACGCCCACCAGCGGACCGACCACTACCGCGAGTGGGCCGAGGCGCTTCCGGAGTTCCTCGACGGTGGCGTCGAGGACCTCGACGTCACGCAGTTCGCGGTGGACGAGGCGTTCGACCCGAACGCGAGCGCCGCCGACTGA
- a CDS encoding GMP synthase subunit A, with product MTRIVVVDNHGQFTHLEHRALRDMGVETEIIDNTTPPEEIDADGLVLSGGPDIDDIGNCADYLELDVPILGICLGMQIIADELDGRVGEGEYGGYADVTVEILSDDDPLVGSLAPETRVWASHADEVKEVPDGFTRTATSDVCGVEAMADADRDRYGVQWHPEVAHTEEGEEVFENFRAVCE from the coding sequence ATGACTCGTATCGTCGTGGTGGACAACCACGGGCAGTTCACGCACCTCGAACACCGAGCACTGCGCGACATGGGCGTCGAGACCGAAATCATCGACAACACGACACCGCCGGAGGAAATCGACGCCGACGGACTCGTCCTCTCGGGCGGTCCGGACATCGACGACATCGGCAACTGCGCCGACTATCTCGAACTCGACGTGCCGATTCTGGGTATCTGTCTCGGCATGCAGATAATCGCCGACGAACTGGACGGTCGGGTCGGCGAGGGCGAGTACGGCGGCTACGCCGACGTGACGGTCGAGATTCTGTCCGACGACGACCCGCTCGTCGGGTCGCTCGCGCCCGAGACCCGCGTCTGGGCCAGTCACGCCGACGAGGTCAAGGAAGTCCCGGACGGATTCACCAGAACCGCGACCAGCGACGTGTGCGGCGTCGAAGCGATGGCCGACGCCGACCGGGACCGCTACGGCGTCCAGTGGCACCCCGAGGTGGCCCACACCGAGGAGGGCGAGGAAGTGTTCGAGAACTTCCGCGCCGTCTGCGAGTAA
- a CDS encoding ABC transporter substrate-binding protein, whose translation MHSNYSRRSYLARSGVALAGVGSLSGCLGTLRGGRGTVTFGSVLPTSMDGLLGELGTAHTKAVEQAVADVRQAGGPLDSDIELRTHDSKVDGETAVGECEKLVSEGAVGFVGALVSDVSLVLADFVSENDIVQVSPSSTTPTLAARGYNDDVKFVGRTAPNDIQQAFVMAKALNDDKHVGADDVGILYLNNAFGNSLAQEVAAAFDGRVTDQVTFEAGKDSYDDTIAQVTGDDPDAIAVVSSPGSTKGVLQRGVESGYEGDWVLSAGLIPDAPPRYFEGLYGATMASQRSTGAQKLAQKLGDIAPLPPYTQHAYDALFLQALAVERAGEATPKAVAENLRAVSGGRGHTVTVGEFGRAKQLLDAGREINYEGASSSVDLNEDLEPLNPYVIQRVRGGTVRELELVKTSFFEGATDE comes from the coding sequence ATGCACTCGAACTACTCCCGGCGGTCCTACCTCGCGCGAAGCGGCGTCGCTCTCGCCGGGGTCGGGTCGCTCTCCGGTTGCCTCGGAACGCTCCGGGGCGGCCGAGGAACGGTCACCTTCGGTTCCGTCCTGCCGACGTCGATGGACGGACTACTCGGAGAACTCGGGACGGCACACACCAAGGCAGTCGAACAGGCCGTCGCGGACGTTCGACAGGCGGGCGGACCGCTGGACAGCGATATCGAACTACGCACGCACGACAGCAAGGTGGACGGCGAGACGGCAGTGGGCGAGTGCGAGAAACTCGTCTCGGAGGGTGCCGTCGGCTTCGTCGGCGCGCTGGTGAGCGACGTGTCGCTCGTCCTCGCGGACTTCGTGAGCGAGAACGACATCGTGCAGGTGAGTCCGTCCAGTACGACGCCGACGCTGGCCGCTCGCGGCTACAACGACGACGTCAAGTTCGTGGGTCGGACCGCGCCCAACGACATCCAGCAGGCGTTCGTGATGGCGAAGGCGCTCAACGACGACAAACACGTCGGGGCCGACGACGTGGGGATTCTCTACCTCAACAACGCGTTCGGGAACAGTCTGGCCCAAGAGGTCGCCGCCGCGTTCGACGGACGAGTGACCGACCAAGTCACGTTCGAGGCCGGGAAGGACTCGTACGACGACACCATCGCGCAGGTCACCGGAGACGACCCGGACGCCATCGCGGTCGTGAGTTCGCCGGGGAGTACGAAGGGCGTCCTCCAACGGGGCGTCGAGAGCGGCTACGAGGGCGACTGGGTGCTGAGCGCGGGACTCATCCCGGACGCCCCGCCGCGATACTTCGAAGGGCTGTACGGGGCCACGATGGCGTCCCAGCGCTCGACCGGTGCCCAGAAGTTGGCCCAGAAACTCGGCGACATCGCACCGCTCCCGCCGTACACGCAGCACGCCTACGACGCGCTGTTCCTGCAGGCGCTCGCGGTCGAACGCGCGGGCGAGGCGACGCCAAAGGCGGTCGCGGAGAACCTCCGTGCGGTGTCGGGCGGCCGCGGCCACACGGTCACGGTCGGCGAGTTCGGCCGGGCGAAGCAACTGCTCGACGCCGGACGCGAAATCAACTACGAGGGCGCGTCGAGCAGCGTGGACCTGAACGAGGACCTCGAACCGCTCAACCCCTACGTCATCCAGCGGGTGCGAGGCGGGACGGTCAGGGAACTCGAACTCGTGAAGACGTCGTTCTTCGAGGGGGCCACCGATGAGTGA
- a CDS encoding methyl-accepting chemotaxis protein, which produces MSENGVRDRLGSAVSWLERRLPKRIRGSYAAKFNLVLLLVVVLVGSIGAFIHFDTQRIVEDDTEAEITGIAHEEADAVRSWVEKKKSTTGFIASSVDSSDEEAVGTLLEQRLVQLPGDVQSIHYLDPSSGTVVESTDDQKVGKTISDDQTPWAGNLSDVSDGTVSVSAPYEGKSGPVVAFVTPVGDARALVLTASLQKRSLGFNSPIATGDVKVVNSEGTIVLDNRNANLLDQYSDDGTMPDAVAAGFEGSTTFRTVSAQTGMAEGEYVMATTPVVGTDWVLTYHVPKQQAYALQTQVTRNIGGLLVVMLVGLGLVAVTIGRRTAQSLDMLAAKADAIAHGELDVELPDTTRDDEMGSLFDSFAAMRAYLNTVADQAGALADQNFDDPVLDEDVPGTFGEALDRMGDDLETMVTDIERARDEAEGAKQEAEALSESLVRKANEFGEVMETAADGDLTQRMDTDGESEAMDQIAVEFNEMMAELETTVEDVRDFAENVASASEEVTARTADIEDTSQQVSEASQQLSEGAREQQESLDTTSSEISTLSATIEEVAASANEVTEAAESTQSLGEDGREAAREAIETMNRIESETEDTVEQIDGLQSEMEQIGEIVDLIRDIADQTNLLALNANIEAAAADGSSDGFEVVANEIKALAQESKDAVEDIEDQIAEIRGETDETVADIRETQSQVSSGVETVNEAQQSLESIVENVEETAVGIQQINSATDEQAASTEEVVSMMDEVTRLSEQSADEAEEVAMATEEQSAAVSEVTESADHLARQADELMEMLEDFRVDRDADELGERDAATVSRTE; this is translated from the coding sequence ATGAGTGAAAACGGAGTCCGCGACCGACTCGGGAGCGCAGTTAGCTGGTTGGAGCGACGCTTACCGAAGCGGATTCGCGGGAGCTACGCGGCCAAGTTCAACCTCGTGTTGCTCCTCGTGGTCGTTCTGGTCGGTTCCATCGGCGCGTTCATCCACTTCGACACCCAGCGCATCGTGGAGGACGACACCGAGGCCGAGATAACCGGTATCGCCCACGAGGAGGCCGACGCCGTGCGCAGTTGGGTGGAGAAGAAGAAATCGACGACCGGATTCATCGCGTCGTCGGTCGATTCCAGCGACGAGGAGGCCGTCGGAACCCTGCTGGAGCAACGACTCGTCCAACTCCCCGGCGACGTACAGTCGATTCACTACCTCGACCCGTCCAGCGGCACGGTCGTCGAGAGCACCGACGACCAGAAGGTGGGGAAGACCATCAGCGACGACCAGACCCCGTGGGCCGGGAATCTCAGTGACGTGTCGGACGGGACCGTCAGCGTGTCCGCGCCGTACGAGGGGAAGTCGGGACCGGTCGTGGCGTTCGTCACGCCCGTCGGCGACGCCCGCGCGCTCGTTCTCACCGCGTCGCTCCAGAAGCGGTCGCTCGGGTTCAACTCGCCCATCGCGACCGGGGACGTGAAAGTGGTCAACTCCGAGGGCACCATCGTCCTCGACAACCGCAACGCGAACCTGCTGGACCAGTACAGTGACGACGGGACGATGCCCGATGCGGTGGCGGCCGGGTTCGAGGGGAGTACCACCTTCCGAACCGTCTCGGCCCAGACCGGGATGGCCGAGGGCGAGTACGTGATGGCCACGACACCGGTCGTCGGGACCGACTGGGTCCTCACGTACCACGTCCCGAAGCAGCAGGCCTACGCGCTCCAGACGCAGGTGACGCGTAACATCGGCGGGCTATTGGTCGTGATGCTCGTGGGTCTGGGACTGGTTGCGGTCACTATCGGCCGCCGGACCGCCCAGTCGCTGGACATGCTCGCGGCGAAGGCCGACGCCATCGCGCACGGCGAACTCGACGTCGAACTCCCCGACACGACTCGCGACGACGAGATGGGGTCGCTGTTCGACTCGTTCGCGGCGATGCGGGCGTACCTGAACACGGTGGCCGACCAAGCGGGCGCGCTCGCCGACCAGAACTTCGACGACCCGGTCCTCGACGAGGACGTGCCGGGGACGTTCGGCGAGGCGCTCGACCGGATGGGCGACGACCTCGAAACGATGGTCACCGACATCGAACGCGCCCGCGACGAGGCCGAGGGCGCGAAGCAGGAGGCCGAAGCGCTCAGCGAGTCGCTGGTCCGGAAGGCCAACGAGTTCGGCGAGGTGATGGAGACGGCCGCCGACGGCGACCTCACCCAGCGGATGGACACCGACGGAGAGAGCGAGGCGATGGACCAGATAGCCGTGGAGTTCAACGAGATGATGGCCGAACTCGAGACCACCGTGGAGGACGTCCGCGACTTCGCCGAGAACGTCGCCAGCGCGAGCGAGGAGGTCACCGCCCGGACCGCGGACATCGAGGACACCAGCCAGCAGGTCAGCGAGGCTAGCCAACAGCTCTCCGAAGGGGCGCGCGAACAGCAGGAGAGCCTCGACACCACGTCGAGCGAGATAAGCACCCTCTCGGCGACCATCGAGGAGGTCGCCGCTTCGGCCAACGAGGTCACGGAGGCGGCCGAGAGCACCCAGTCGCTCGGCGAGGACGGCCGCGAGGCCGCCCGAGAGGCCATCGAGACGATGAACAGAATCGAGTCCGAGACCGAGGACACCGTCGAACAGATAGACGGTCTCCAGTCAGAGATGGAGCAAATAGGCGAGATAGTCGACCTCATCCGCGACATCGCCGACCAGACCAACCTGCTCGCGCTCAACGCCAACATCGAGGCGGCGGCCGCCGACGGGTCGAGCGACGGGTTCGAGGTCGTCGCCAATGAGATAAAGGCGCTCGCGCAGGAGTCCAAGGACGCCGTCGAGGACATCGAGGACCAGATAGCGGAAATTCGAGGTGAGACCGACGAGACGGTCGCCGACATCCGGGAGACTCAGAGTCAGGTCTCCTCGGGCGTCGAGACTGTCAACGAGGCCCAGCAGTCGCTCGAATCCATCGTCGAGAACGTCGAGGAGACCGCGGTCGGCATCCAGCAGATAAACTCCGCCACCGACGAGCAGGCCGCCTCGACCGAGGAAGTGGTGAGCATGATGGACGAAGTGACTCGC